Proteins encoded in a region of the Leptolyngbya subtilissima AS-A7 genome:
- a CDS encoding YceD family protein, producing the protein MEKVYIPHLLQRPEKTLTVELDQHLAELETLTPVRGEMTITHQGTYLEVKARADTIVTLTCDRCLQAYNHRVALSAQELIWLENEPDPATLPLEREVAVEDLFETLPPNGHFYPETWVYEQICLSLPMPQICDEDCPGIELRGQGTAAAQPVDHRWAALTQLQQQLNQPDR; encoded by the coding sequence ATGGAGAAAGTCTATATTCCCCACCTGCTACAGCGGCCTGAGAAGACTCTCACCGTTGAGCTTGACCAGCACCTGGCGGAGCTGGAGACTTTAACCCCCGTGCGGGGCGAGATGACGATTACCCACCAGGGCACCTACCTGGAGGTCAAAGCCAGAGCCGATACGATTGTGACGCTGACCTGCGATCGCTGCCTGCAGGCCTACAACCACCGCGTAGCGCTGTCGGCCCAGGAGCTGATTTGGCTTGAGAATGAGCCCGACCCCGCCACCCTACCGCTAGAACGGGAGGTGGCGGTGGAGGACCTGTTCGAAACCCTACCCCCTAATGGTCACTTCTACCCTGAAACCTGGGTCTACGAACAGATTTGCCTGTCGCTACCTATGCCTCAGATCTGCGACGAAGACTGCCCCGGTATTGAGCTGCGAGGGCAGGGGACAGCCGCTGCCCAACCCGTAGACCACCGCTGGGCCGCCCTGACTCAGCTTCAGCAGCAGCTCAACCAGCCCGATCGCTAA
- a CDS encoding protein jag — MVTDAATAGVNWLTTLLTMQGLTSTVTAHPVEDESGESCWLTIAEDTLSPEQVQALIGDGGTVLDSIQYLANTTLNLGKGQAEQQAFTIELAGYRAKRLEELKTMAAEAAERVLASGEEYEIQGLSSAERRQMHHFMSAHEGLATFSRGREPDRRLVVCLAGQQDNEATDG, encoded by the coding sequence ATGGTCACCGATGCTGCCACAGCCGGGGTAAACTGGCTAACGACCCTGCTTACCATGCAGGGGTTAACCAGCACTGTCACTGCCCACCCGGTCGAAGACGAGTCTGGGGAGAGCTGCTGGCTCACCATTGCTGAAGACACGTTGTCGCCCGAGCAGGTGCAGGCGTTGATCGGCGACGGCGGCACGGTGCTTGACTCAATTCAGTATTTGGCCAACACTACGCTCAATTTGGGCAAAGGGCAGGCGGAGCAGCAGGCCTTTACCATCGAGCTAGCGGGCTACCGAGCTAAGCGGCTCGAAGAACTTAAGACCATGGCTGCTGAAGCCGCAGAGCGTGTGCTGGCCAGCGGTGAGGAGTACGAAATTCAGGGGCTTTCGTCCGCGGAGCGGCGGCAAATGCACCACTTCATGTCGGCCCACGAGGGATTGGCCACCTTCAGCCGGGGCCGCGAGCCCGATCGCCGTTTGGTGGTCTGCTTAGCTGGGCAGCAGGACAACGAGGCTACAGACGGCTAG
- the yidC gene encoding membrane protein insertase YidC produces MDFGIGFLTNNIMLPILDFFYGIVPSYGLAIVALTLVIRFALYPLNAGSIRNMRRMKVAQPLMQKRVKEIQERYKDNPTKLQEEMSGVYKEFGNPLAGCFPVLLQMPILFALFATLRGSPFSDINYDVNVQVFPQEKIEQIQPQVFTTPPKAIYVSDGSHFPISAVMPGGNKLVVGEKTDVRLQTAEGETIEALASQYNEDVDSFQPKWEITKGEDVVAVDAEGHITALAPGEATVRVQAPGLAANKGFLFIKALGRIGVTGEDGAIHWDILIMILGFGASLYLNQVLSGQGSTTSDNPQQAAVNKFTPIIFSGMFLFFPLPAGVLMYMLIANIFQTLQTFILSREPLPENLQKIVDAETVKTEDNRQTLPFEPGRSKKKKA; encoded by the coding sequence ATGGATTTTGGAATTGGATTTCTGACTAACAACATCATGTTGCCGATCCTAGATTTTTTCTATGGAATCGTGCCCAGCTACGGGTTAGCCATTGTGGCCCTCACCCTGGTAATTCGCTTCGCCCTGTACCCCCTCAACGCGGGCTCCATTCGCAACATGCGACGCATGAAGGTGGCCCAGCCCCTGATGCAAAAGCGCGTTAAAGAGATCCAAGAGCGCTACAAAGACAACCCCACCAAGCTGCAAGAAGAGATGAGCGGGGTTTACAAAGAGTTTGGCAACCCCCTAGCAGGCTGCTTTCCGGTGCTGCTACAAATGCCCATTCTCTTTGCCCTGTTTGCCACCCTGCGGGGGTCGCCGTTCTCTGACATCAACTACGACGTCAACGTTCAGGTCTTTCCCCAAGAAAAGATTGAGCAGATTCAGCCCCAAGTGTTTACCACGCCCCCTAAGGCTATCTACGTGTCTGACGGTTCTCACTTCCCCATCTCGGCGGTGATGCCCGGTGGCAATAAGCTCGTGGTGGGCGAAAAAACCGACGTGCGCCTGCAAACCGCCGAGGGCGAAACTATTGAAGCGCTGGCTTCCCAGTACAACGAAGACGTAGACAGCTTCCAGCCCAAATGGGAGATCACCAAGGGTGAGGATGTCGTTGCGGTCGATGCCGAGGGTCACATCACCGCGTTGGCTCCTGGTGAGGCGACCGTGCGGGTGCAGGCTCCCGGTCTGGCCGCCAACAAAGGGTTTTTGTTCATCAAAGCCCTGGGCCGGATTGGTGTAACCGGTGAAGACGGTGCCATTCACTGGGATATTTTGATTATGATTCTGGGCTTTGGGGCCAGCTTGTACCTGAACCAGGTGCTCTCGGGCCAGGGCTCTACCACCAGCGATAATCCTCAACAGGCGGCTGTTAACAAGTTCACGCCGATCATCTTCTCCGGCATGTTCCTGTTCTTTCCCCTACCCGCCGGGGTGCTGATGTATATGCTGATTGCAAACATTTTCCAGACCCTGCAGACGTTTATTCTTTCGCGAGAGCCCCTGCCTGAGAATCTGCAAAAAATCGTCGATGCCGAAACTGTCAAGACCGAGGACAATCGGCAGACCCTGCCCTTTGAGCCCGGGCGTAGCAAGAAGAAAAAGGCGTAA
- a CDS encoding PH domain-containing protein, whose protein sequence is MGIREDVFYEGGPHIGDLIFNILLGFTIICLPLTVGAITRALWLRYRITSRRLSVTGGWMGRERTDLIYNEISKIVTVPRGLGLWGDMVVTLKDGSRLELRSMPRFREVYEYMNERISPAAEAVSGTSSKS, encoded by the coding sequence ATGGGCATTCGTGAGGATGTGTTCTATGAGGGCGGCCCCCACATTGGCGATTTGATTTTCAATATTTTGCTGGGTTTCACAATTATCTGCCTTCCCCTCACGGTTGGAGCCATTACCCGTGCCCTCTGGCTGCGCTACCGCATCACCAGCCGGCGGCTGTCGGTAACCGGCGGCTGGATGGGGCGTGAGCGCACTGACCTGATTTACAACGAAATTAGTAAAATTGTCACGGTGCCTCGCGGGCTGGGCCTCTGGGGCGATATGGTCGTCACCCTTAAAGATGGCAGCCGCCTAGAACTGCGCTCTATGCCCCGTTTTCGCGAGGTGTACGAATATATGAACGAGCGCATCTCTCCAGCAGCTGAAGCCGTCAGCGGCACCTCTAGCAAAAGCTAA
- the rnpA gene encoding ribonuclease P protein component produces the protein MLSKHHRLRRSRDFSQVYRQGRKAASAHLLLRVWSVPPAAKAGAPNGSAPRIGIVVSLKVHKRAVVRNRLKRRVRAALRTLLPRLHPAQWIVISLKPEAAECEYGEFLRELEQLFTKLEVFHGHS, from the coding sequence GTGCTGTCCAAACACCATCGGCTGCGGCGATCGCGAGATTTTTCCCAGGTCTATCGGCAGGGCAGAAAAGCGGCCTCTGCTCATCTGTTGTTGCGCGTGTGGTCAGTACCCCCTGCGGCCAAGGCCGGGGCACCCAACGGCTCTGCGCCGCGAATCGGCATTGTTGTAAGCCTTAAGGTGCACAAGCGAGCCGTAGTGCGCAACCGCCTCAAGCGGCGAGTGCGCGCCGCCCTGCGCACCTTACTGCCCCGTCTGCATCCCGCTCAGTGGATCGTCATCAGCCTCAAGCCAGAGGCGGCCGAGTGCGAATATGGCGAATTTTTGCGAGAATTGGAGCAGTTGTTTACCAAGCTAGAGGTATTCCATGGGCATTCGTGA
- the rpmH gene encoding 50S ribosomal protein L34, which yields MSKRTLEGTNRKQKRTSGFRARMRSHTGQEVIKARRRKGRAKLAV from the coding sequence ATGAGCAAGCGCACCCTAGAGGGCACCAACCGAAAGCAAAAGCGAACCTCCGGATTTCGCGCTCGTATGCGCTCCCACACCGGCCAGGAGGTGATTAAAGCTCGCCGCCGCAAGGGTCGGGCCAAGCTCGCAGTCTAG
- a CDS encoding DUF2808 domain-containing protein yields the protein MTSLKKFLKLAALGLAAVATAVGLSTALPQPIQAQTGLTIFGGVEVEYRLRYMIDFNYPFSTDSRYYLNIMRTKLPRDVISLEIDYPDTFTEVGGRFDADAIELRKGEWRGGEVIPVKAIDWIQEENRIEIIPEQPIEANTDLVVVLSDVRNPRRYGYHYFNLRMMYQGDVVNQYVGTWPMEIASDNDHSR from the coding sequence ATGACATCCCTTAAGAAATTTCTTAAATTGGCCGCCCTCGGGCTGGCCGCTGTGGCCACAGCGGTCGGCCTCAGCACCGCGCTGCCCCAGCCGATCCAGGCTCAAACCGGGTTGACCATCTTTGGCGGCGTTGAGGTTGAATATCGCCTCAGATATATGATCGATTTCAACTATCCCTTCAGCACCGACTCCCGCTATTACCTCAACATCATGCGCACCAAGCTGCCGCGCGATGTAATTTCCCTAGAAATTGACTATCCCGATACCTTTACCGAAGTGGGCGGTCGGTTTGACGCCGACGCCATCGAGCTACGCAAGGGTGAGTGGCGCGGTGGTGAAGTTATTCCAGTCAAGGCTATCGACTGGATTCAGGAGGAAAACCGCATTGAAATCATCCCTGAGCAGCCGATTGAGGCCAACACCGACCTGGTGGTGGTGCTCTCCGACGTGCGCAACCCCCGCCGCTATGGCTACCACTACTTCAATTTGAGAATGATGTACCAAGGCGACGTGGTCAACCAGTACGTTGGCACCTGGCCCATGGAAATTGCCTCAGACAATGATCACAGCCGCTAG
- a CDS encoding DEAD/DEAH box helicase has protein sequence MAILHVSWVPQAQQFFLWAEAWQPLPPDGLAPWDGLHPHPYSLAQTDLAQVLTAMQKQLVGRSANGELFPEALTKAAGTGKSAKKAPESSGRRGASRGPKAATRAIGPIWGELALPLPAQITPSALVPVHSARVDAQTDDSAQANMVLHPWRVQGWHLGIADFLPMLLALPLGQQTLTGPGEIGADLRYWGHIARWGLNLLARGKFLPGLELTSQTLAAGWHPLLDSAPDQERLRNFARAMPLISRTHLPPIAKGELPLGCGVPLLDPQPQLLTFLAALVDHQVRQAAQAQSLSGLANLSKELPLQPWLQALSQPESTLEAPAAAAARLQEALITWTTPLQTLAEDPATQFRLRLVLQPPPQLDQPWQLLYQLQSAANPDWQMGADLIWQHPVDELHHQGATLKSPQETLLGALGRAARLYEPIRESLRQQHPAHCDLDPIQAYQFIKASAWQLQDNGVEVQLPPGLAQTAEDGAGRLGLKVQAEVPPQNQRQRLGLKSLLNFRWELSIAGETLSAAEFEQLINQGSPLVEINGRWVELKPQDVKAARQFLAGQKTATPLSVEDALRISTGDTQLIDRLPVVSFEATGALQTLIETLTTGNQTLEEMEAPSGFKGKLRPYQARGVSWLAFLEQWGLGACLADDMGLGKTIQLIAFLLYLQDNGWLETPVLLVCPTSVLGNWEKEVKRFAPKLKTLVHHGDRRPKGASFAKAVQGKHLVITSYALIYRDLKPLQSVSWPCLVLDEAQNIKNSDAKQSKAARQIEAQFRVALTGTPVENRLGELWSIMDFLNPGYLGPKNFFQRRFATPIERYGDVASLKALKGLVQPFILRRLKTDRSIIQDLPEKQEMSVYCGLSAEQANLYQQTVDAALETLDDATGVQRKGQILALLTRLKQICNHPAQFLQESSLGLKGRSGKLQRLDEMLEEVIAEGDRALIFTQFAEWGKLLQRHLQSYLGQEALFLYGSTTKNQREAMVERFQNDPAAPRLFILSLKAGGVGLNLTRANHVFHYDRWWNPAIENQATDRAFRIGQTRNVQVHKFVTTGTLEERIHEMIESKKALSEQVVSAGEGWLTEFDTDQLRNLLLLDRNAIIDDDE, from the coding sequence ATGGCAATACTACACGTCAGTTGGGTTCCCCAGGCGCAGCAGTTCTTTCTCTGGGCCGAAGCCTGGCAGCCCCTGCCGCCGGATGGGCTCGCCCCCTGGGACGGCCTGCACCCCCATCCCTACTCCCTGGCTCAAACCGACCTAGCCCAGGTGCTCACCGCCATGCAAAAGCAGCTAGTGGGCCGCTCTGCAAATGGGGAGCTATTTCCAGAGGCGTTAACCAAGGCGGCGGGCACTGGCAAAAGCGCCAAAAAAGCACCGGAAAGCAGCGGTCGGCGAGGGGCATCACGCGGACCAAAAGCAGCGACGCGCGCCATCGGACCGATTTGGGGAGAGCTGGCCCTGCCGCTGCCCGCCCAGATTACGCCATCGGCCCTCGTGCCAGTCCATTCAGCCCGAGTCGATGCCCAGACCGACGATTCGGCCCAGGCCAATATGGTGCTCCACCCCTGGCGAGTGCAGGGGTGGCACCTGGGAATAGCCGACTTTTTGCCGATGCTGCTGGCTTTGCCCCTGGGACAGCAAACTCTCACTGGCCCCGGCGAAATCGGAGCTGACCTGCGCTACTGGGGCCACATTGCTCGCTGGGGGCTCAATCTTCTGGCTCGGGGCAAGTTTTTGCCGGGCCTAGAGCTTACTAGTCAAACCCTGGCGGCGGGCTGGCACCCCCTGCTTGATAGCGCCCCCGACCAGGAGCGACTGCGCAATTTCGCGCGAGCCATGCCTCTGATTTCTCGCACTCATTTGCCGCCCATTGCCAAGGGCGAGCTTCCCCTAGGCTGCGGAGTTCCCCTCCTCGACCCTCAGCCTCAACTACTCACCTTTTTAGCTGCCTTGGTCGACCACCAAGTGCGCCAGGCTGCCCAGGCACAGTCCCTCAGCGGTCTGGCCAATCTCAGCAAAGAGCTACCACTACAGCCGTGGCTTCAGGCCCTAAGCCAGCCAGAAAGTACTTTAGAGGCCCCCGCCGCCGCTGCCGCTCGCCTGCAAGAGGCCCTCATCACCTGGACCACGCCACTACAGACCCTGGCGGAAGACCCCGCCACCCAGTTTCGCCTGCGTCTAGTGCTACAGCCACCCCCACAGCTCGATCAGCCCTGGCAGCTTCTGTACCAGCTTCAGTCAGCCGCTAACCCCGACTGGCAGATGGGGGCAGATCTGATCTGGCAGCATCCTGTAGACGAGCTGCATCACCAGGGGGCGACCCTCAAATCACCTCAAGAAACCCTATTAGGAGCTTTGGGGCGCGCTGCCCGGCTGTACGAACCGATTCGCGAGAGTCTGCGTCAGCAGCATCCGGCCCACTGCGATCTTGATCCGATCCAGGCCTACCAGTTTATTAAAGCGTCGGCCTGGCAGCTGCAAGACAACGGCGTCGAGGTCCAACTGCCCCCTGGCCTAGCCCAAACGGCCGAAGACGGGGCTGGGCGACTGGGTCTCAAGGTGCAGGCGGAGGTGCCGCCCCAAAACCAGCGGCAGCGGCTCGGTCTCAAGAGCCTGCTCAACTTTCGTTGGGAGCTGTCGATCGCTGGGGAAACCCTCTCCGCCGCCGAGTTTGAGCAATTGATCAACCAGGGCTCACCGCTGGTCGAAATCAACGGGCGCTGGGTCGAGCTCAAGCCCCAAGATGTGAAGGCGGCCCGGCAGTTCTTGGCAGGCCAAAAGACCGCCACGCCTCTGTCAGTGGAAGACGCCCTGCGAATTAGCACCGGCGACACCCAGCTGATCGATCGGCTGCCGGTGGTCAGCTTTGAGGCCACCGGGGCACTGCAAACCCTGATTGAAACCCTCACCACCGGCAACCAAACTCTCGAAGAAATGGAGGCCCCCAGCGGCTTTAAAGGCAAGCTGCGGCCGTACCAAGCGCGCGGGGTGTCGTGGCTGGCGTTTTTAGAACAGTGGGGCCTAGGGGCCTGCCTGGCCGACGACATGGGCTTGGGCAAGACCATTCAGCTGATTGCCTTTTTGCTCTACCTGCAAGACAACGGCTGGCTTGAGACCCCGGTACTGCTGGTGTGCCCCACCTCAGTGCTAGGCAACTGGGAAAAGGAAGTCAAGCGGTTTGCCCCTAAGCTTAAAACCCTGGTGCACCATGGCGATCGCCGTCCCAAGGGGGCCAGCTTTGCCAAAGCCGTGCAGGGCAAACACCTGGTGATCACCAGCTACGCGCTAATTTATCGCGATCTCAAACCCCTCCAGTCGGTGAGCTGGCCCTGCCTGGTGCTCGACGAAGCTCAAAACATCAAAAACTCCGACGCCAAGCAGTCCAAGGCGGCCCGCCAGATCGAGGCTCAGTTCCGCGTTGCCCTGACCGGCACCCCAGTAGAAAACCGCCTAGGTGAGCTGTGGTCGATTATGGACTTTCTCAACCCCGGCTACCTAGGGCCAAAGAATTTCTTCCAACGGCGCTTTGCCACACCCATCGAGCGCTATGGCGATGTGGCCTCCCTTAAGGCGCTGAAGGGTCTGGTGCAGCCGTTTATTTTACGCCGCCTTAAAACCGATCGCAGCATCATTCAAGACCTGCCCGAAAAGCAGGAGATGAGCGTGTACTGCGGTCTGTCGGCCGAGCAGGCCAACCTTTATCAGCAGACCGTCGATGCGGCGTTAGAAACCCTGGACGACGCCACCGGAGTACAGCGCAAGGGGCAAATTCTCGCTCTCCTGACCCGGTTGAAGCAGATCTGCAACCACCCGGCTCAGTTTTTGCAGGAGTCGAGCCTGGGGCTAAAGGGGCGATCGGGTAAGCTTCAACGGCTCGATGAAATGCTAGAGGAAGTGATTGCCGAGGGCGATCGCGCCCTAATCTTTACCCAGTTTGCCGAGTGGGGCAAGCTGCTCCAGCGACACCTCCAGTCCTATCTGGGTCAAGAGGCGCTGTTTCTTTACGGCAGCACTACCAAAAATCAGCGCGAGGCCATGGTCGAGCGCTTCCAGAATGACCCCGCCGCGCCGCGCCTGTTTATTCTGTCTCTCAAGGCGGGCGGCGTCGGCCTCAACCTCACCCGCGCTAACCATGTATTCCACTACGATCGCTGGTGGAACCCGGCGATCGAGAATCAGGCTACCGACCGCGCCTTCCGCATTGGCCAGACCCGCAACGTGCAAGTGCACAAATTTGTCACTACCGGCACCCTCGAAGAGCGCATCCACGAGATGATCGAAAGCAAAAAAGCCCTCTCCGAGCAGGTAGTTAGCGCGGGCGAAGGCTGGCTCACCGAGTTCGACACCGACCAGCTGCGCAACCTGCTGCTGCTCGATCGCAATGCCATCATCGACGACGACGAGTAG
- the xth gene encoding exodeoxyribonuclease III, which yields MKVATWNVNSIRSRLDHATQWLQTNPVDVLCLQETKVVNETFPTAAFSELGYIAYIHGQKSYNGVALLSRQPLDKVQYGFAPVLGEDRVGDLDDQKRVIAGLWDDIYIVNLYVPNGSSVGSEKYEYKLRWLACLKECLAALLTEHPNLNVCGDFNIALEDKDIYNSEGKEKHIMSSPTEREALKEVMAVGLKDGFRLFNDEGGHFSWWDYRTAAFQRNMGWRIDHHYLSAGLSDRALSCTIDLEPRRWEKPSDHTPVIMEYA from the coding sequence ATGAAAGTTGCCACCTGGAACGTCAACTCCATTCGATCGCGCCTCGATCATGCGACCCAGTGGCTGCAAACTAACCCCGTGGACGTGCTGTGCCTGCAAGAGACCAAGGTGGTCAACGAGACGTTTCCGACAGCAGCCTTTTCCGAGCTGGGGTACATCGCCTATATCCACGGCCAAAAGTCCTATAACGGAGTAGCCTTGCTCAGTCGTCAGCCCCTAGATAAGGTGCAATACGGCTTTGCTCCCGTGCTGGGGGAAGATCGGGTCGGCGACTTAGATGACCAAAAGCGGGTGATCGCCGGGCTGTGGGACGACATCTATATAGTGAACCTCTACGTGCCCAACGGCAGTTCTGTTGGCAGCGAAAAGTACGAGTACAAGCTGCGCTGGCTAGCCTGCTTAAAAGAATGTTTGGCTGCCCTACTCACCGAGCATCCCAACTTGAACGTCTGCGGTGACTTCAACATCGCCCTTGAAGACAAAGATATCTACAACTCCGAAGGCAAGGAGAAACACATTATGTCTTCGCCCACCGAGCGAGAGGCGCTCAAGGAGGTAATGGCGGTAGGGCTCAAGGATGGCTTTCGCCTATTTAACGATGAGGGGGGTCACTTTAGCTGGTGGGACTATAGAACCGCCGCTTTTCAGCGGAATATGGGCTGGCGCATTGACCATCATTATCTGTCAGCGGGGTTGAGCGATCGCGCCCTCAGCTGCACCATTGACCTCGAACCTCGCCGCTGGGAAAAACCCAGCGACCACACCCCAGTCATTATGGAATATGCCTAA
- a CDS encoding Precorrin-3B methylase, translating to MPPESPLEGKALVKEVCRRIRLARSYWDAHNNAACRGEREKALALYNTLTKEQKDEIPQTLRVWLRYRSEKYFGAHQTQPGNKGRSAKGRGKK from the coding sequence GTGCCGCCAGAATCTCCCCTTGAGGGAAAAGCTTTAGTTAAGGAAGTGTGTCGCCGCATTCGGCTAGCTCGCAGCTATTGGGATGCCCACAACAACGCAGCCTGCCGGGGTGAGCGAGAAAAGGCGCTGGCCCTCTACAACACTCTGACCAAGGAGCAAAAAGACGAGATTCCTCAAACCCTGCGGGTGTGGCTGCGCTACCGCAGCGAGAAATATTTTGGCGCGCATCAAACGCAGCCAGGGAATAAGGGGCGATCTGCTAAGGGCCGAGGTAAGAAGTAG
- a CDS encoding hybrid sensor histidine kinase/response regulator, translating to MRQFSAAPFTTPALAIAKAGVYRQGRVGSIDDLEQADIEPCHANLLRQFQVRANLVVPILRSEAGADGDHQSTDLWGLLIAHQCAAPRQWQPAEKALLKRIASQTSVAIQQSELYGQVLQELQERERMQQVLQESEARFRTLSATAPIGIGQLDSQGRCVYTNARWQAIAGLSAEASLGKGWLQVVHPEDRPRLALVWEEYLAGCRPRLPEFRLLTPQGDLRWVEGAIAPIHTATGDISSYVSTVEDITQRKEAERQLRQQAALLDIASDAIFVRDLDHRLLYWNHGAERLYGWSADEALDRPVHDLLDGDLPQLNSIMQTLYSEGEWRGELHEVTKTGQSVIVSARWTLVPDEAGQPRFILSVETDITEKKALEAQFYQAQRLESLGRLSSGIAHDLNNVFTPILTMTQMLRYSQKGLSGNAQEQLRLLEDSAKRGISMVQQILSITRSSSGVHTEVDLSPLLQDLSRMLEQSLPRQITLRQVGFEPGVALPRVSADPTHLHQVLMNLCVNARDAMPDGGTLTIAAEPVAIDAATTTIHPDAQVSQYLRLTVADTGTGIDPAVRDRIFDPFFTTKGQDQGTGLGLATVMGIVRGSGGFVRVESAVGQGTQMQVYLPALSTTQSDSPQAAGPETPPSGQGEIILLVDDDDSVQQAVRSLLENYNYSPLIASNGLEAIDLCAQHQPTLVVLDIMMPGMDGLTLIQRLKHRQPDLLIIATSGLATYQAAAIAAGAKTFLPKPYDFRDLLRTIADLLR from the coding sequence TTGCGCCAATTCTCGGCAGCACCATTCACGACCCCTGCTTTAGCGATCGCTAAAGCAGGGGTCTATCGCCAGGGCCGAGTAGGGTCGATTGATGACTTAGAGCAGGCCGATATTGAGCCCTGCCACGCCAACCTGCTGCGGCAGTTTCAGGTCAGGGCCAATCTGGTGGTGCCGATTTTGCGCAGTGAGGCCGGGGCGGATGGCGACCACCAGAGCACCGATCTCTGGGGCCTGCTGATTGCCCACCAGTGCGCCGCCCCTCGCCAGTGGCAGCCCGCCGAAAAGGCCCTGCTCAAGCGCATTGCCAGCCAAACCAGCGTTGCCATTCAGCAGTCAGAACTCTACGGCCAGGTGCTGCAAGAACTCCAGGAGCGCGAACGGATGCAGCAGGTGCTGCAGGAGAGCGAGGCCCGGTTTCGCACCCTCAGCGCCACCGCCCCCATTGGCATTGGCCAGCTCGACAGTCAGGGGCGCTGCGTCTACACCAACGCCCGCTGGCAGGCGATCGCAGGGCTGAGCGCTGAAGCATCCCTCGGGAAGGGCTGGCTGCAGGTGGTGCACCCCGAGGATCGGCCCCGCCTGGCCCTCGTCTGGGAAGAATATCTGGCCGGTTGTCGCCCACGCCTGCCCGAGTTCCGCCTGCTCACCCCCCAGGGCGACCTGCGCTGGGTCGAGGGGGCGATCGCCCCCATTCATACTGCTACGGGCGACATCAGCAGCTACGTCAGCACGGTCGAAGACATTACCCAGCGCAAAGAGGCCGAGCGCCAGCTGCGGCAGCAGGCGGCCCTGCTCGACATTGCCTCTGACGCCATTTTTGTGCGCGACCTCGACCACCGCTTGCTCTACTGGAACCACGGGGCCGAACGTCTCTACGGCTGGAGCGCCGACGAGGCCCTCGATCGCCCGGTGCACGATCTGCTGGACGGCGACCTGCCCCAGCTGAACAGCATTATGCAAACCCTCTACAGCGAGGGCGAGTGGCGTGGCGAGCTGCACGAGGTCACCAAAACCGGCCAGTCAGTGATCGTATCGGCCCGCTGGACCTTGGTGCCCGACGAGGCGGGTCAGCCCCGCTTCATTCTCTCGGTGGAGACCGACATTACCGAGAAAAAAGCGCTCGAAGCCCAGTTTTACCAAGCTCAGCGGCTAGAGAGCTTGGGTCGCCTCTCTAGCGGCATTGCCCACGACCTCAACAATGTGTTTACCCCCATTTTGACCATGACCCAGATGCTGCGCTATAGCCAAAAGGGCCTCAGCGGCAATGCCCAAGAGCAGCTGCGCCTGCTCGAAGACAGCGCCAAACGGGGCATCAGCATGGTGCAGCAAATCTTGTCGATCACCCGCTCCAGCAGTGGGGTGCACACTGAGGTTGACCTGTCGCCGCTGCTGCAAGATCTCAGCCGCATGCTGGAGCAAAGTTTGCCCCGGCAGATCACGTTGCGACAGGTGGGGTTTGAGCCTGGGGTCGCGCTGCCCCGGGTTAGTGCCGACCCCACCCACCTGCACCAGGTGCTGATGAATCTCTGCGTCAACGCCCGCGACGCCATGCCCGATGGGGGCACGCTCACCATTGCTGCCGAGCCAGTGGCGATCGATGCTGCCACCACGACCATTCACCCCGATGCCCAGGTGAGCCAGTATCTGCGGCTGACCGTGGCCGACACGGGTACGGGCATTGACCCAGCGGTGCGCGATCGCATCTTTGACCCTTTCTTCACCACCAAGGGCCAGGATCAGGGCACCGGGCTGGGGCTGGCCACGGTGATGGGCATCGTTAGAGGTAGCGGAGGCTTTGTGCGGGTCGAAAGCGCGGTGGGGCAAGGCACCCAAATGCAGGTCTATCTGCCTGCCCTATCTACCACCCAGAGCGACAGCCCCCAGGCTGCCGGGCCAGAGACTCCCCCATCGGGCCAAGGAGAGATAATTTTACTGGTCGATGACGACGACTCGGTGCAGCAGGCCGTGCGATCGCTGCTAGAAAACTACAACTACAGCCCCCTGATCGCCAGCAACGGCCTGGAGGCGATTGATCTCTGTGCCCAGCACCAGCCCACCCTGGTAGTGCTCGACATCATGATGCCCGGCATGGATGGCCTCACCCTGATTCAGCGCCTCAAGCACCGCCAGCCCGACCTTCTGATCATTGCTACCAGTGGTCTAGCCACCTACCAGGCAGCGGCGATCGCCGCTGGAGCCAAGACCTTTTTGCCCAAGCCCTACGATTTTCGCGATCTGCTCAGGACCATAGCCGACCTGCTGCGTTAA